DNA from Tsuneonella dongtanensis:
CGCGCGCTGCTTGCAAGGATTTCTGCGCGTTTGAGCAGCGAAAGCGACTGGACCGTGGCCGCGCTTGAGGCCAATCTGAAGGGGTTCGCCGAGGAACAGGGGCTGGGACTCGGCAAGCTTGCACAGCCGATGCGCGCTGCGCTTACGGGGACGACCACGTCCCCCGGCATATTCGACGTTCTGGCCCTGCTCGGACGGGAAGAGGCTCTCGCGCGGCTTGACGCGCAGGTCGAACCGGCCGACGCGGACCACACTGCTTAAGGAGACCGGACATGGCGGACAAATCGGCGACGCTGACCTACGACAACAAGACCATCGAGCTTCCGGTGCTCGAAGGAAGTGTCGGACCGGAAGTCATCGACATCCGGAAACTCTATGGCCAGACCGGTGCCTTTACCTACGATCCGGGCTACAAGTCGACCGGAAGCTGCGAAAGCGCGCTGACCTACATCGACGGCGATGAGGGCATCCTGCTCCACCGTGGCTATCCGATCGGCCAGCTGGCCGAACAGTCGAACTTCATGGAAGTGAGCTATCTCCTCCTCAACGGCGAACTGCCGTCGAAGACCGAGCTCGACGATTTCAGCTACACGATCAGCCGCCACACAATGCTGCACGAGCAGCTGTCGACGTTCTACCGCGGTTTCCGGCGCGACGCCCACCCGATGGCGATCATGTGCGGCGTGGTCGGCGCATTGAGCGCATTCTACCACGACAGCACCGACATTTCGGACCCCGAGCAGCGCAAGATCGCCAGCCACCGGCTGATCGCGAAGATGCCGACGATCGCCGCGATGGCGTACAAGTATTCGGTCGGTCAGCCGTTCCTCTATCCCGACAACTCGTTAAGCTACACGGGCAATTTCCTGCGCATGACCTTCGGCGTGCCGGCGGAGCAGTATGAAGTCGTCCCGGCGGTCGAGAAAGCGATGGACCGCATCTTCATTCTCCACGCCGACCACGAGCAGAACGCGTCGACCTCGACCGTACGGCTCGCCGGATCGTCGGGCGCCAACCCCTTCGCTTGCATCGCGGCCGGTATTGCCTGCCTGTGGGGTCCCGCGCACGGCAGTGCGAACGAAGCGGCGCTGAACATGCTTCGCGAAATCGGCACGCCCGACAAGATTCCGCACTACATCGAGCGCGCGAAGGACAAGAACGATCCCTTCCGCCTGATGGGCTTCGGTCACCGCGTCTACAAGAACTACGATCCGCGCGCGACGGTCATGCAGAAGACCGTTCGCGAAGTGTTCGACGCGCTGAAAGTAAACGATCCGCTGTTCGAGACGGCCCTGCGGCTCGAGGAAATGGCGCTCAGCGACGACTACTTCAAAGAGAAGAAGCTGTTTCCCAACGTCGATTTCTACTCGGGTGTCATCCTCTCGGCGATCGGATTCCCGACGACGATGTTCACTGCCCTGTTCGCGCTCGCCCGCACGGT
Protein-coding regions in this window:
- a CDS encoding citrate synthase; this translates as MADKSATLTYDNKTIELPVLEGSVGPEVIDIRKLYGQTGAFTYDPGYKSTGSCESALTYIDGDEGILLHRGYPIGQLAEQSNFMEVSYLLLNGELPSKTELDDFSYTISRHTMLHEQLSTFYRGFRRDAHPMAIMCGVVGALSAFYHDSTDISDPEQRKIASHRLIAKMPTIAAMAYKYSVGQPFLYPDNSLSYTGNFLRMTFGVPAEQYEVVPAVEKAMDRIFILHADHEQNASTSTVRLAGSSGANPFACIAAGIACLWGPAHGSANEAALNMLREIGTPDKIPHYIERAKDKNDPFRLMGFGHRVYKNYDPRATVMQKTVREVFDALKVNDPLFETALRLEEMALSDDYFKEKKLFPNVDFYSGVILSAIGFPTTMFTALFALARTVGWVAQWNEMISDPGQVIGRPRQLYTGPTARDYVPVEKR